The sequence TACACGACACTGGGATACTAAGAGAAAAAAGGGAAAAGGAAAGCGAAAAACTGAAAGTTCAAGTAAGTTTTCATTCATTCTAAAGCTAAAAAACTGAAAGTTCAGGTAATTGTTATATAtttcacatatttttaattttatcgtGCTTGGTAGGTACAAAAGAATCCAAATTAAAAGGGCAAAGTTCACAAGAACAACAAAATATCACACCATCGCAATATCCATTTACATATCCTCAAGTTCCAATGCAATATCCTTTTGCATATCCTCGTGTCCCATCACAATATACATTTGCGTATCCTCAAGTTCCATCTCAATTTGCAATGGTAAGTGACTTGTATAAAATGTACTAtgtcaaaaacaacaaaatatgtattacatcttatatttaattataagtTTGTTATCATGCAGGAAGGAAATACAAACTTATATTTAAGTGGACAGATGAATGTATTACCGTATCCATATGGGAATTCTCAATCATCACAAGTAAGAAATTTTTGCCAGTTTTTTCATtacatttttttagtttttcccCAATTTAATTTTGTCACTTTCTATATAAACTTTATATTGTTTAGGGACATGATCAAGATAAATAAAAAGGTAATTTCTTAAGATTTATGCTTGATGTT is a genomic window of Primulina huaijiensis isolate GDHJ02 unplaced genomic scaffold, ASM1229523v2 scaffold203494, whole genome shotgun sequence containing:
- the LOC140966258 gene encoding uncharacterized protein, with translation MTNDGHIDETRVRDPLTAKAKGVTNTNITRHWDTKRKKGKGKRKTESSSTKESKLKGQSSQEQQNITPSQYPFTYPQVPMQYPFAYPRVPSQYTFAYPQVPSQFAMEGNTNLYLSGQMNVLPYPYGNSQSSQGHDQDK